Proteins encoded by one window of Ramlibacter tataouinensis:
- a CDS encoding response regulator, whose protein sequence is MQQLLMIEDDARLAQMVGEYLERSGFGVTQALDAKGGLALLHEPANGRLPDLVILDLMLPDLDGLEVCRRIRAMPSEAARVPILMLTAKGDPMDRIVGLEIGADDYLPKPFEPRELLARIRAVLRRRSETAAPPAARRMQFGSLEIDRDARSVTIAGEHRELTSYQFDLLVALADRAGRVLTRDQIMEAVRGRELEAFDRSIDVHMGRIRAAIEADVKNPKRILTVRGVGYVFAKQQD, encoded by the coding sequence ATGCAGCAACTCCTGATGATCGAAGACGATGCGCGGCTGGCGCAGATGGTGGGCGAATACCTGGAGCGATCCGGCTTCGGCGTGACGCAGGCGCTGGACGCCAAGGGCGGCCTGGCGCTCCTGCACGAACCGGCCAACGGCCGCCTGCCCGACCTGGTGATCCTGGACCTGATGCTGCCCGACCTCGATGGCCTGGAAGTGTGCCGGCGCATCCGCGCGATGCCCAGCGAGGCGGCGCGCGTGCCGATCCTGATGCTCACCGCCAAGGGCGACCCGATGGACCGCATCGTCGGCCTGGAGATCGGCGCCGACGACTACCTGCCCAAACCGTTCGAGCCGCGCGAGCTGCTGGCGCGCATCCGCGCCGTGCTGCGGCGGCGCAGCGAGACCGCGGCGCCGCCGGCGGCGCGCCGCATGCAGTTCGGCTCGCTGGAGATCGACCGCGACGCCCGCAGCGTCACCATCGCCGGCGAACACCGCGAGCTGACCTCCTACCAGTTCGACCTGCTGGTGGCGCTGGCCGACCGCGCCGGCCGCGTGCTCACGCGCGACCAGATCATGGAAGCGGTGCGCGGGCGCGAGCTGGAAGCCTTCGACCGCTCGATCGACGTGCACATGGGCCGCATCCGCGCCGCCATCGAAGCCGACGTGAAGAATCCCAAGCGCATCCTCACGGTGCGTGGCGTGGGCTACGTCTTCGCCAAACAACAGGACTGA